GGGTGGGGTCTGCACGGGGGTCGCCTCCAACTGCGTCGACATCGTCACGCTCGGTCCCCGATTGGTCACTGGCACCCCAGGGTCTCGTGTGATTCTCACCACCGCAACTCTCTTGGAGAGATTCCGGTAGCGGGCTTGTCGTTCTCGTTGTGCGGTGCGTTCCGAAACACCACACTTGCGAGCCATGACCTACCGCCCCACCGTCCGCGGGCGTCGGCTGGCGCGGGAACTGCGCCGCCTGCGCGACGAGGAGAAGCTGACCCTGCAGGACGTCGCGGACCGGCTCGGCTGGTCGCGGGCGACGGTCTCCCGGCTCGAGACCGGGCAGACCCGACCCCGGCCCGGCGACGTCGCCGACATCCTCGACCTGTACGGGGTGCCCAGCCCGGAGCGCGACGCCCTCATCGCGCTGGCCCGGCAGGCCGGTCAGCGCGGCTGGTGGACGGCGTACGCCGACGTGTTCACCGGCAGCTACGTCGCGCTGGAGGACGAGGCGTCGGAGATCCGCTCGTGGGACGCGCAGCTCATCCACGGGCTGCTGCAGACCGAGGCGTACTCCCGCGCCGTGATCACCGCGGGCCGGCTGCTGCCCACCCCCGAGGACGTCGAGCGCCGCATCGACGCCCGCAAGGCCCGGCAGGCGCTGCTCGATCGGGAGAACGCGCCGCACCTCCACATCGTGTTCGACGAGGCGGTGCTGCGCCGTCCGATCGGCGGTCCCGAGGTGATGCGGGACCAAATGTTCTGGTTGGCCGACATGGCGAGGCGGCCAAAGGTTACCCTTCGTGTGCTGCCGTACACGGCCGGCGCTCATGCCGGGCTTGACGGCAGATTCACGATCCTGTCGTTTCCCAATCCGGCCGACCCGGATATCGCCTATGTAGAGGGGACCATGGGCGATGTCTACCTGGAGAGCACGGTGGAGACCGGTCAGCACGGGACGAGATTCGACCGGATCGTGAAGGCAGCCCTTTCACCGGAGGAATCCGCGCACCTCCTCACAGAGGCAGCGAAGGAGTAGATACGGGCCGTGAATGTCCATCCCCCCATCCAGATCACGACGGAACTGTCCCGCGCCGCATGGCGCAAGTCCTCCCACAGCGGCAGCGGCGACCAGTGCGTGGAGGTCGCCGCGTTGCGCGGCGGTCACCGCGCCCTGCGCGACTCCAAGGATCCGCAGGGCCCCGCGCTGCTGCTGAGCCCCGCCGGTTGGCGGGACCTGCTCGGGGACGTCGGCGCACGCTGACCCCCCGCCGCTGACGGACGCCTCCGGCGGTCCGCGCACCTCACCTTCCCAGGCACCGGAACGTTCCGGGGTCGCGGTGCGCCATGGCCGACCGGGGGCGTTCGCGGGTCCGCCGAACGCCGTACGCGACGACGCCCCCTTCCGGCATGTCGGAAGGGGGCGTCGTCGCGTCGTCGTGTCGCTAGGCGGCCAGCACCGTCGACGCGGACGGCAGCGGCGGTCGGGCGGCGAGGGCGGCCACGCCCGTCGGGGTCGCCGGGCTCTCGACGGCGTGCTCGGGACGGGCGGCGAGCCCGAGGAGGGCGGCGTGGGCGGGGCGCTCGACGTCGTCGAAGGGCTCGGGGTGCTCGTCCGGATAGGCGTTCGTCATCAGGCCGGCGTACTCGGTGAGCCAGGGCTCGATGAGCGTGCGCTCGGCGGGACCGTGCAGCGCGGCGTGCGCGATGTGGGACGAGAGGTGGGACGAGAGGTGGGACGAGAGGTGGGACGAGGTGTGGGACGTGCCGTTCGGCTCGATCATGGTCGCTGCCCCCTTTCCGTGTCGCCGGTCGCGGGCCGCCGGGAGGCGCGGCGCGAACCGGCTCGAGGGGTTCCTTCCCCCTGTTCACATCAAGCTATCCAGCCCCACTGACATTCCCTTCGAACAGAAAGTCGACGTGGATCCTCGGCCGAACGGCGGATCCGGGGGCGCTCCGGCCGGCCGTACCCTCGGGGCCATGAGCACGGGCCCGATCGACGGCTCCGGCGGCGGGATGTCGGCGCCGGACCGGTTCCCCTCCTGCGGCGGGGTCCTCGTCCGGGTGTCGGCGCGTCCGTTCCCCGTGGCCCGCCCGGTGGAGGCCCCGGCTGCTCGGGCTGCGGGCCGGACCGACGACGGGATCGCCGGGGGGCCGTTCGTCTCGTCGTCCACGGTGAAGGCCCGTCCGGCCGGCGTCCGGCGCGAGCCGTCAGAGATCGCCGCCCGGGCGTGGGAGTCGGGGACGGTCCGGTGACGCTGCCCGTGCTGTGGGCCCTGACGGTCGTCGGCTGGCTGGTGGCGGCCGCCGGGCTGGCCCGCGGGCTGACCGGCCGGGCGCGCACCGCGTCGCTCGCCGCGCACGGCGTGACCCCTTTCGGGGTGCTGCTGCTGTGCTCGATGCTGGGCTACGGGTCGTTCTTCGCGGTGATCGCCATGGCGGCGCAGTGGTGGGCGCTGACGCTGGTCACCCTGTTCCGGCCGGAACGACTCGCCGACCCCGTCGGAGGCGATACCGTCCGACCGACGGCCCGGCTGACGGTGTGGCTCGTGGTGGCGACGGCGCTGGCCTGCGGGCTCTCGGCACTGATCGTCTGAGTCGGGTGTGCGCCACCGGGCCGCAGCACGGGTCAAAAGTACGTAGCATCTGGTGGAAAGGGCCGCAAAGACCCCCCGGGAGGTGGCCGAATGCCGTGTGCCTTGTGCGGCGACATCATCCCCACGGAGGTCGCCCGCTGCCCGGCCTGCGGCGCCTGGGCCCGGCGGCGCGACTTCCGTGCGATCGGCGTCGCGGTGTTCATGCTGCTCGGGTTCAACGCCTTCATCGCGCTGGGCTCGGGCATCAGCCTGCTGCGCCTCGAACGCCCGCTGGACGGGCTGACCCGCGACGACTACGACGCCACGACCACCGCCCGGACGCTGGCCCCGTACGCCGACGTGTTCACCATCTCCGCCGTGCTGGCCGGGATCACCGGGGTGCTGTACCTGGCCTGGCTTTGGCGCGCCGCAAGACAGGCGTCCGGGCCCCGGCCCTATCACCGGGGCTGGGTACTGCTCGGCTGGGTGGTGCCGGTGGTCAACCTGTGGCTGCCGCCGCGGATCGTCCACGACCTGTGGGTCAGCAGCGGCCGGTTCAGCCCGGCGGGCCGGCACGCGGTGGGCGGTGTGGTGGCCGCCTGGTGGGGCAGCGTGCTGGCGGCCATCGGGCTGGCCCAGGCGTTCCCGAGCGGCGCGGCCAGCCTGGCCGAGGCCAGGTTCAGCGTGCATCTGGGGGTCGCGGCGGCGGCCTGCCAGGCGCTGGCCGCCGCCCTGTGCATGGTGACCGTCTTCCAGATCACCCGCCTCCAGATCGAGCGCCCCCTAGCCGCCTGAGGACCCTCCACTGGCGTGCCACAGCCGGCGGGGCGGGCGTTTGACGCCGCCCCCCGCCGGGCCGACGTCGGCGTACGGGGACAGCTCGAACCCGTTGGCGTAGACGAGGGCGCGACCGCCTCGGCGGGGGCCGTTCGGGCCGGGGCGGGCCACCATCGCCCGGTGGACGGCCTCGATGCCGCCCCGCCGCCACTCCTCGTGCAGCCGGGGCAGATCCCAGCAGTCCGTGCCGTTCAGCGACACGGCCCGGCCCCCGGCGCGGCGCAGCCTGCCGCGGACGATCAGCAGCCACGAGCCGAAGACGGTGGCCGCGCAACGGTCCTGCACCGACTCGAAGAAGGTGGCGTCGACCGGGCCGGTCGCGTCGTCGACGGTGGCGAAGATGACCCGCTGCCCCGACCGCACCGCCGGGGTCTGGGTGGCGACCTTCACCCCGGCGACCAGGACCTCCGCCCCGGCGGGCAGGGCCCGGGCGTCGCGCAGGTCGCGGGCGCGGACCACGCCGAGCGCCGCGAGCAGGTCGTCGTAGAAGCCGAGCACGTGCCGGCTGACGTCCATGCCGAGGATCTCCAGCTCGGCCTCGACCATCTCGGCGGGCGTCATCGGCGGCAGTTCGCCCGCCGGGATCGTCTCCGGACCGCCCTCCGGTGCGTCGAACGCGAGCTGGCCCTCGACCCCCGTGCGGGCGCCGGCGCGGCGGGTGCGGGCGGCCCGGTCGAGCGCCCCCACCTGGCACAGCAGATCGCGGCGGGAACGGTGACCGGACCCGAGGTCGTGCAGCGCGTCGAACGCGCCGACCAGGACGAGCCGCTCGGCCACCGGGCGCGACACGTGCGCCCGCCACCAGAAGTCGCCCAGGGACGCGTACGGGCGCTGCTCGACGATCCGGTCGACCTCGGCCTCGCTGATGCCCTTGACCTCGTTCAACGCCACCCGGATGCCCTGCGGGGGCGGGGTGTCGCGCGCGGTGGAGCCGCCCGCCGACAGCGGCTCGGCGTGCCAGACGGCCCCCGAGCGGTTGACGTCCAGCGGGAGGATCGGCACCCCGAAGTGCCGGGCGTCGTCGAGGATCGCCCGCTTGGGGTACATGCCGGGGTCGTGGGTCAACACCCCCGCGTAGAACGCCGCCGGGTGGTGCCGCTTGAGCCACGCCGACTGGTAGGTCGGCAGGGCGAACGACGCGGCGTGGGCCTTGCAGAAGCCGAACGCGCCGAACGCCGACAGGGTGCTCCAGACCCGTTCGACGGCGGCCTCGTCGTAGCCCCGGGCCAGGGCGTGCTCGCGGAACCAGGCCGCGACCTCCACCTGGCCCCGCTCGTCGCCCAGCCGCCGCCGGGCCGCCTCGGCGTCCGACAGGCCGCAGCCGGTCATCCGGTCGATGATCCGCAGCACCTGCTCGTGGAAGACCACCACGCCGCCGCTCTCCTCCAGGATGTCGGCGAGGTCGGGATGCGGAGGGGCCGGCGTGCCCTCCCCGTGCCGGGCCCGGAGGAACGGGGAGATCATGTCGGAGTTGACCGGGCCGGGCCGGAACAGCGAGATGTCGATGACCAGGTCGCCCAGGTCGCGGGGCAGCAGCTTGGCGACCAGCTCCCGCTGGCCCGGGGACTCGATCTGGAAGCAGCCCAGCGTCCGCGCCTCGCGGATCATCGCGTAGGTGGGCTCGTCGTCGCGGGGCACCGCCTCCAGGTCGACCTCGCCGCCGCCGGTGCGGGCGATCTCGGTCACCGCGTGGGCCATCGCCGACTGCATCCGCACGCCGAGCACGTCCAGCTTGAGCATTCCCATGGCCTCGACGTCGTCCTTGTCGAACTGGCTCATCGGGAAGCCCGCCAGGCTGCGCTCGACCGGGCTGCGGTCACGGAGCAGGGCGTCCGACAGCAGCACCCCGCACGGGTGCATGGCGATGTGCCGGGGCAGCCCGTCGAGGCGCTCGGCGATGCGGAACAGCCCGGACAACCGCGCCTGACCGAGGTTGCTCTGCCGCAGCTCCGGCAGGTCGTCCAGGGCCGCCCGGATCTGCCGCGCCCGGATGTGCGGGAACGCCTTGGCGATGGCGTCGATCTCGTACGGGGGCAGGCCCACGGCGTTGCCCACGTCGCGGATCGCGCTGCGCGCCCGGTAGGTCTCCATCATCGAGACGCAGGCCACCCGCTCCTCGCCGTACCGGTCGAAGATCGCCCGGTACGCCTCCAGTCGGCGGGCGGACTCCACGTCCAGGTCGATGTCGGGCAGGCCCTTGCGGCCGTCGGACAGGAACCGCTCCATGACCAGGTCGTGCTCCAGCGGATTCAGGTCGCCGATGCCGAGCAGATGGTTGACCAGGCAGCCGGCGCCGGAGCCGCGGATGGCGCAGCGGATGCCCAGCGACCGGATCAGCCCGGCGGCCTCGGCGACCACCAGGAAGTAGGCGGCCAGGCCCTTGCGCTCGATGATCCCCAGCTCGTGCTCCAGCCGGTCGCGGGCCCGCGCCGACCCGGACAGGCCCCGCCGGACCAGCCCCGCCGCGCAGCGCGCCACCAGCTCGGCGTGCGGGGCGCGGCCGGCCTCGGTGGACGGCTCGGGGAGGTGCGCCCGGCCCATGCCGAGGTCGGCGACCGGGTCGATCGCGCACCGCTCCCCCAGCCCTCGAGTCCGCTCCATCAGCTCGCGGACGGCGGCCCGGTCGGGTCCGCAGACGCGCTCGGCGACACGCCACATCTCCTCGGCGGACGCGAGGTGGGCGCGCCCGGTGGTGTCCTCCAGGTGGCGGCGGTGCAGGGGGACGAGCTTGCGCGCCGCGTCGAGCACCTGCGCGGCGGTGACGTCGGCGCGGTCGAGGTAGCGGACGGCGTTGGTCAGCACCGCCGGGACGCCCGACCGGCCCGCCAGCTCCAGCATCCGGGCCGCCCGGGCGGTGTCGCCCCGGCCCCGGTGGTCGACGATCTCGATGACGACCTCGGCCCGTTCCCGCCAGCCCGCCAACAGCCGTTCGGCCAGGTCGTGGCGGCGCTCGGCGACCGCCCGGCCCACGTCGGAGCCGGGCCCGAGCAGCACCACGAGCCCTTCGGAACGTTCCGCCAGCATCTCCGGCCCGACCAGCGGGACACCTCGCTCGCCCGACAGATGGGCGTCGGTCACCAGCCTGCACAGCGAGCCCCAGCCCCCGCCGCCGGCGGCCAGCACCACCGCCCGGCCCCCCGACCCACCGCCCGCGA
The DNA window shown above is from Thermomonospora umbrina and carries:
- a CDS encoding helix-turn-helix domain-containing protein: MTYRPTVRGRRLARELRRLRDEEKLTLQDVADRLGWSRATVSRLETGQTRPRPGDVADILDLYGVPSPERDALIALARQAGQRGWWTAYADVFTGSYVALEDEASEIRSWDAQLIHGLLQTEAYSRAVITAGRLLPTPEDVERRIDARKARQALLDRENAPHLHIVFDEAVLRRPIGGPEVMRDQMFWLADMARRPKVTLRVLPYTAGAHAGLDGRFTILSFPNPADPDIAYVEGTMGDVYLESTVETGQHGTRFDRIVKAALSPEESAHLLTEAAKE
- a CDS encoding DUF397 domain-containing protein → MNVHPPIQITTELSRAAWRKSSHSGSGDQCVEVAALRGGHRALRDSKDPQGPALLLSPAGWRDLLGDVGAR
- a CDS encoding DUF4328 domain-containing protein; this encodes MPCALCGDIIPTEVARCPACGAWARRRDFRAIGVAVFMLLGFNAFIALGSGISLLRLERPLDGLTRDDYDATTTARTLAPYADVFTISAVLAGITGVLYLAWLWRAARQASGPRPYHRGWVLLGWVVPVVNLWLPPRIVHDLWVSSGRFSPAGRHAVGGVVAAWWGSVLAAIGLAQAFPSGAASLAEARFSVHLGVAAAACQALAAALCMVTVFQITRLQIERPLAA
- a CDS encoding DNA polymerase III subunit alpha, which produces MGIVPHLHVASSFSLRYGVAPPRALAERAVELGMDLLALTDRDGLYGAVKHVVACRAAGITPILGADLAFTAFACSEGDGAAGRGTDGGLSAGRRPGVAGRGTGVRDAERPGRSSGGRSARAGGLPAGGAAAGGGLTMAEGAGGEWSGRSGGGLTMAGGGGGRPGGSGGAATVAGGGSGGRAVVLAAGGGGWGSLCRLVTDAHLSGERGVPLVGPEMLAERSEGLVVLLGPGSDVGRAVAERRHDLAERLLAGWRERAEVVIEIVDHRGRGDTARAARMLELAGRSGVPAVLTNAVRYLDRADVTAAQVLDAARKLVPLHRRHLEDTTGRAHLASAEEMWRVAERVCGPDRAAVRELMERTRGLGERCAIDPVADLGMGRAHLPEPSTEAGRAPHAELVARCAAGLVRRGLSGSARARDRLEHELGIIERKGLAAYFLVVAEAAGLIRSLGIRCAIRGSGAGCLVNHLLGIGDLNPLEHDLVMERFLSDGRKGLPDIDLDVESARRLEAYRAIFDRYGEERVACVSMMETYRARSAIRDVGNAVGLPPYEIDAIAKAFPHIRARQIRAALDDLPELRQSNLGQARLSGLFRIAERLDGLPRHIAMHPCGVLLSDALLRDRSPVERSLAGFPMSQFDKDDVEAMGMLKLDVLGVRMQSAMAHAVTEIARTGGGEVDLEAVPRDDEPTYAMIREARTLGCFQIESPGQRELVAKLLPRDLGDLVIDISLFRPGPVNSDMISPFLRARHGEGTPAPPHPDLADILEESGGVVVFHEQVLRIIDRMTGCGLSDAEAARRRLGDERGQVEVAAWFREHALARGYDEAAVERVWSTLSAFGAFGFCKAHAASFALPTYQSAWLKRHHPAAFYAGVLTHDPGMYPKRAILDDARHFGVPILPLDVNRSGAVWHAEPLSAGGSTARDTPPPQGIRVALNEVKGISEAEVDRIVEQRPYASLGDFWWRAHVSRPVAERLVLVGAFDALHDLGSGHRSRRDLLCQVGALDRAARTRRAGARTGVEGQLAFDAPEGGPETIPAGELPPMTPAEMVEAELEILGMDVSRHVLGFYDDLLAALGVVRARDLRDARALPAGAEVLVAGVKVATQTPAVRSGQRVIFATVDDATGPVDATFFESVQDRCAATVFGSWLLIVRGRLRRAGGRAVSLNGTDCWDLPRLHEEWRRGGIEAVHRAMVARPGPNGPRRGGRALVYANGFELSPYADVGPAGGGVKRPPRRLWHASGGSSGG